In Phragmitibacter flavus, the following are encoded in one genomic region:
- a CDS encoding DUF433 domain-containing protein: MIDRITFNANQCGGRPCIRGMRIRVKDVLDLLAAGVSEKEILEDYPYLESEDIRASLEYAASEIDHPVLLVR, from the coding sequence ATGATCGACCGCATCACCTTCAACGCCAATCAATGTGGCGGACGGCCTTGCATACGAGGCATGCGCATTCGTGTCAAGGATGTGCTCGACTTGCTTGCTGCGGGCGTGTCTGAGAAGGAAATCCTCGAAGATTACCCGTATTTGGAATCTGAAGACATCAGGGCCTCTCTGGAATACGCCGCCAGCGAAATCGACCACCCTGTATTACTCGTCCGTTAG
- a CDS encoding DUF5615 family PIN-like protein, protein MRDADDASVWAYALEHGAAIITKDEDFSLRLRQSGTGPAIVWLRIGNTSRRALLNWFEPLLPQIIQLIQQGDQLIEVR, encoded by the coding sequence ATGAGGGATGCAGATGACGCATCTGTTTGGGCTTACGCCCTTGAGCACGGCGCGGCAATCATCACCAAAGACGAAGATTTCTCTCTACGTTTGCGCCAGAGCGGCACGGGCCCCGCCATTGTCTGGCTGCGCATTGGCAACACCAGCCGACGGGCACTCCTGAATTGGTTCGAGCCGCTGCTCCCACAGATTATCCAGCTTATTCAGCAAGGCGATCAGCTCATTGAGGTTCGCTAA
- a CDS encoding FmdB family zinc ribbon protein translates to MATYVYETVPQQEGEISRRFEWKQSMKDAALTQHPETGEPVRRVIMGGAGLMGMSTPVAAVSSGGSCGTGCGCH, encoded by the coding sequence ATGGCGACCTATGTTTACGAGACCGTTCCCCAGCAAGAAGGCGAAATCAGCCGTCGGTTTGAGTGGAAGCAGAGCATGAAAGACGCAGCCTTGACCCAACACCCCGAAACCGGCGAACCCGTGCGCCGCGTCATCATGGGAGGAGCCGGATTGATGGGCATGTCGACACCGGTCGCCGCCGTCAGCAGCGGAGGCAGTTGTGGCACCGGTTGTGGTTGTCATTGA
- a CDS encoding 3-hydroxyacyl-ACP dehydratase FabZ family protein produces the protein MSMPDASLTAALQSLPHGPEFRFVDFLKELDPGQRAVGVYQLRGDEHFLAGHFPGMPIMPAVLMVEALAQVAGVAAQTDPEIPAMTDMRLTAMRAIKVLGAAAPGDELVIEAEVQGRMGGLVLAAGTVKVGDTLLVQGQITLSGTVIESAPSPTA, from the coding sequence ATGTCCATGCCTGACGCTTCGCTCACTGCTGCCCTTCAATCTTTGCCCCATGGGCCTGAATTTCGGTTTGTGGATTTTTTGAAGGAACTCGATCCCGGCCAACGGGCAGTCGGAGTCTATCAGTTGCGCGGCGACGAACATTTCCTGGCAGGACATTTTCCCGGGATGCCGATCATGCCGGCGGTGTTGATGGTTGAGGCTCTCGCTCAGGTGGCCGGGGTGGCGGCGCAGACCGATCCCGAGATTCCCGCCATGACGGACATGCGACTGACCGCCATGCGGGCCATCAAGGTGTTGGGCGCAGCAGCCCCAGGCGATGAACTGGTCATCGAAGCCGAAGTTCAAGGCCGCATGGGCGGACTGGTGTTGGCCGCAGGCACCGTGAAAGTGGGCGACACCTTGCTGGTGCAAGGGCAGATCACCCTGAGCGGAACGGTCATTGAGTCTGCTCCTTCTCCCACCGCTTGA
- a CDS encoding LolA family protein — MPFPRRLSSFAILASITCLTAIGLGPTNPIQAATQEEARAVLQQWMKAAEKVESVEAEFEQLRLLSTVKVPLRKSGKIWMDKSGLFRWQVGEPPITTVVRNQDGQVTVLDGKKKTANVWSKEALLEEEKAGRGQGFAMLQSMQSPNLADFEERFDIKDAERVGKDQSASVWKFDLGLKDRKASVFVRQIEMTLDVEKGTLVSLVLVMRDKSSLATHVRSQRLNAKIPASVFAVDTTGFELQSEK; from the coding sequence ATGCCTTTCCCGCGCCGTCTTTCGTCTTTTGCCATTCTCGCGTCGATCACCTGTCTGACCGCAATTGGTCTTGGTCCCACGAATCCCATTCAAGCCGCGACGCAGGAAGAGGCCCGCGCCGTTTTGCAGCAATGGATGAAGGCGGCCGAGAAGGTCGAGTCCGTGGAGGCGGAGTTCGAGCAACTACGATTGCTCAGCACGGTGAAGGTGCCCTTGCGTAAAAGCGGCAAGATCTGGATGGACAAGTCCGGCCTGTTTCGCTGGCAGGTGGGCGAACCTCCGATCACCACCGTGGTGCGCAACCAAGACGGGCAAGTGACCGTGCTGGATGGGAAAAAGAAAACCGCCAATGTGTGGAGCAAGGAAGCGTTGCTGGAGGAGGAGAAAGCCGGTCGCGGACAGGGATTTGCCATGTTGCAGTCGATGCAATCGCCCAACCTCGCTGATTTTGAGGAGCGTTTTGACATCAAAGATGCCGAACGTGTCGGCAAAGATCAATCGGCATCCGTCTGGAAATTCGATCTGGGCCTGAAGGACCGCAAAGCCTCCGTGTTTGTCCGCCAGATCGAGATGACATTGGATGTGGAGAAAGGAACCTTGGTGAGCCTGGTGTTGGTGATGCGCGACAAATCGAGCCTCGCGACGCATGTCCGCAGTCAGCGTTTGAATGCGAAGATCCCCGCGAGTGTGTTTGCCGTGGATACGACGGGGTTTGAATTGCAAAGTGAAAAGTGA
- a CDS encoding MFS transporter: MSSDEGIAPNAKRLLWAGFMAILAAGVGFGIRGGILANWGAEFGFTGGQLGAIGGAGFIGFCFGIIIGGVVVDKIGYGKLVFAAFFFHVLSAFITFGATEGQSQQLAYNLLYWGTFVFALANGTLEAVANPLVSTLFPKNRTHYLNILHASWPLGMVVGGLIGWTLGNPEGMNVSWKIQLGLFLVPTVIYGIFFMGQSFPKSEASAKGLSTGEMLKDVGLLGSAIACYLLVLFFEGPLGLPTGAAFAIGGVLLIVVGVMTKFSIGSFLLFVLFIAHVLVGAVELGTDGWIQNITGNILTPDQGKILFVFTSLLMFILRFCAHFIEKNLKISPIGLLLICSVFAVVGLNMVSGVTTFIGALLALSVYAIGKTFFWPTMLAVVGDRFPRSGAIAMSVMGGCGMMSAGLLGSAGLGYAKDRFAAEALESNNPAIYQQYKAETASSFLFLEPVNGLDGTKLAGALAAEPKTPEQTAVVEASIAGDRKTLKADSFIPAAMAVIYLLLMLYFKMIGGYKPVSIDHKEA; this comes from the coding sequence ATGAGCAGCGACGAAGGTATCGCCCCCAACGCAAAACGCCTGCTTTGGGCAGGATTCATGGCCATCCTCGCGGCTGGCGTAGGCTTTGGCATTCGAGGAGGCATCCTCGCCAACTGGGGTGCTGAGTTCGGTTTTACGGGCGGACAGCTCGGAGCCATCGGAGGGGCCGGCTTCATCGGCTTCTGCTTCGGCATCATCATCGGCGGGGTCGTGGTGGACAAGATCGGCTACGGCAAGCTGGTGTTTGCGGCCTTCTTCTTTCACGTGCTCTCTGCCTTCATTACTTTCGGTGCTACCGAGGGGCAGTCCCAACAGCTCGCCTACAATCTGCTCTACTGGGGCACCTTTGTGTTCGCCCTGGCGAACGGCACCTTGGAAGCCGTGGCAAACCCGCTGGTCTCCACCCTGTTCCCGAAAAATCGCACGCACTATTTGAACATCCTGCACGCCAGCTGGCCTTTGGGCATGGTGGTGGGTGGCTTGATCGGCTGGACCCTCGGCAACCCCGAAGGCATGAATGTGAGCTGGAAAATCCAGCTTGGTCTCTTCCTCGTTCCCACCGTCATTTACGGCATCTTCTTCATGGGGCAGTCCTTCCCCAAATCGGAAGCTTCCGCCAAAGGCCTCAGCACGGGTGAGATGTTGAAAGACGTGGGTCTGCTCGGTTCGGCCATCGCCTGCTACTTGCTGGTGCTGTTTTTCGAAGGGCCGCTCGGCCTGCCTACCGGCGCTGCCTTTGCCATCGGTGGCGTTTTGCTGATCGTGGTCGGCGTCATGACGAAGTTCTCCATCGGCTCCTTCCTCCTGTTTGTCCTGTTCATCGCCCACGTTCTGGTTGGCGCGGTTGAGCTGGGCACGGATGGCTGGATTCAGAACATCACCGGCAACATCCTCACTCCTGATCAAGGCAAAATCCTCTTTGTCTTCACCTCCCTGCTGATGTTCATCCTGCGATTCTGCGCTCACTTCATCGAGAAGAACCTCAAAATCTCCCCCATCGGCCTGTTGCTTATTTGCTCGGTCTTCGCCGTCGTCGGTCTGAACATGGTCAGCGGAGTGACCACCTTCATCGGTGCGCTTCTTGCCCTTTCGGTTTATGCCATCGGCAAGACCTTCTTCTGGCCAACGATGCTCGCCGTTGTGGGTGACCGCTTCCCACGCTCCGGAGCCATCGCGATGTCCGTCATGGGTGGTTGCGGCATGATGTCCGCTGGTCTCCTTGGTTCGGCCGGTCTTGGTTATGCCAAGGACCGCTTCGCTGCGGAAGCGCTTGAGTCGAACAACCCCGCCATCTACCAGCAATACAAGGCAGAAACCGCCAGTTCCTTCCTCTTCCTGGAACCGGTGAACGGACTGGACGGCACGAAGCTCGCAGGAGCCCTTGCTGCCGAGCCCAAGACCCCGGAACAAACCGCCGTGGTTGAGGCCAGCATTGCAGGTGACCGCAAAACGCTGAAAGCCGACTCGTTCATTCCTGCCGCCATGGCAGTGATCTACCTGTTGCTCATGTTGTATTTCAAAATGATCGGCGGCTACAAGCCGGTCAGTATTGATCACAAGGAGGCGTAG
- a CDS encoding beta strand repeat-containing protein yields the protein MNSPRFVLTPALALVMLGCLTPALKAATFTWTDTTGGTKNWNDATAPTNVWGQPGTFPNAIDDIANVTANITAATLINLNVPITIGTLNIGDSGTTNAAYTIAAGTAGNLIFDVTAGNAAITQNSASFGDTISANITLNDNLLVTNNGATGAVASQRNLTISGNISTGIGTTEFAKAGGGTVILSGTNTYNGATRITAGALRVSSAASLSANSNLNLAGGILELNHTTAFTHGLGTGAGQVQFTATNSGFSAVNATRTVNIGGNVTPDTLTWASGGFIGTGQNLQFGSNTADQTVIFSNAIELAIGTSTAATRTVNLTAGLNATSEVRFTNVISNTTGTTGGTLTFQGGGHAELTAANTYDAATQVSGNSTLRITNLQNGGTASSLGASSNAANNLRLHGGFVEYNGATTPGSTDRNFSLNNAGGGISNTSATANTVTWTGSATMTATGNRTFTLGGNNTGNNTFSGGGLADAGGTTTLDKTGTGTWIVGGTNTNSVVRVREGTLAATGGTAISDTATVNVLGNTGVNATFRLDSSETIGALAGNGNVNVQGNTLTITTNANTAFNGSFASSAGGKIVKTGTGIMELGGTSTGVVSTEFQAGTVILRNPNALGATGSNARFGDGTTIQFDNQGFLSKRATNAALGNTALAPAIGQAGTFVSLRPDHAFTNDAVIFGENTAWLTTGIMVQASAAGSWTFGEHHDDAVRLYINGNTILNNGTWNNFTGVSGTVSNNNGVNTAVTTNTTVGVGTVIQFHLQNGGGGVGPVNANGINWTFNPTTNRFGIGYATTDLATGGALNTAQSAYTGFEETASTADTTRWKAYTNAVIANDFELAGAVTFDTEGMNADRVIVNGVVKNGTGNGETGSLIKTGANALELTNSNTYIGSTLINEGRLVASNTTGSATGFGQVLVEAAAGLAGNGRIETSAGNDIHLKAGAFLIVGDPFTDLSPDTLTFALGSGGEFLSDGIIQMQIGTDGLGAPNTNADKLVVNGAALLTGTLDVSTFIAGQIFAEGDTWDIFDWNGTVTGSFASIVLPSLTAYPLLAWNTSDLYNGGSISLSAVPEPTRALLLIAAVAAAFFNRRRSR from the coding sequence ATGAACTCGCCACGCTTTGTCCTCACTCCCGCCCTTGCACTGGTCATGCTGGGATGCCTTACGCCAGCGTTGAAAGCCGCCACGTTCACCTGGACCGACACCACCGGCGGCACCAAAAACTGGAACGACGCCACCGCCCCGACCAACGTTTGGGGCCAGCCCGGCACCTTTCCCAATGCGATCGACGACATTGCCAACGTCACCGCCAACATCACCGCCGCCACCCTCATCAACCTCAACGTGCCCATTACCATCGGCACCCTCAACATCGGCGACTCCGGCACCACCAACGCCGCCTACACCATCGCAGCAGGCACTGCGGGCAACCTCATTTTCGACGTCACCGCCGGCAACGCCGCCATTACCCAAAACTCTGCCAGCTTCGGCGACACGATCTCGGCCAACATCACGCTCAACGACAACCTTCTCGTCACCAACAACGGCGCCACCGGAGCCGTGGCCTCCCAACGCAACCTCACCATCAGCGGCAACATCTCCACCGGCATCGGCACCACCGAATTCGCCAAAGCAGGCGGCGGCACCGTCATTCTCAGCGGCACCAACACCTACAACGGCGCCACCCGCATCACCGCCGGTGCCCTTCGGGTCAGTTCCGCTGCCTCCCTCTCCGCCAACAGCAACCTCAACCTCGCGGGCGGCATTCTCGAACTCAACCACACCACTGCTTTCACCCACGGCCTTGGCACCGGTGCAGGGCAGGTCCAGTTCACCGCCACCAACAGCGGCTTCTCCGCCGTCAATGCCACCCGCACCGTCAACATCGGCGGCAACGTCACCCCCGACACCCTCACCTGGGCCAGCGGCGGATTCATCGGCACCGGTCAAAACCTTCAATTTGGCTCCAACACCGCCGACCAGACCGTCATTTTCTCCAACGCCATCGAACTCGCCATCGGCACCTCCACCGCCGCCACGCGCACCGTCAACCTGACTGCCGGACTCAACGCCACCTCCGAAGTGCGCTTCACCAACGTCATCAGCAACACCACCGGAACCACCGGCGGAACCCTCACCTTTCAAGGAGGTGGACACGCTGAACTCACCGCTGCCAACACCTACGACGCCGCCACCCAGGTCAGCGGCAACTCCACCCTGCGGATCACCAACCTGCAAAACGGCGGCACCGCCAGCAGTCTCGGTGCCTCCTCCAACGCGGCCAACAACCTGCGTCTGCATGGCGGTTTCGTTGAATACAACGGTGCCACGACCCCCGGCAGCACCGACCGCAATTTTTCCCTCAACAACGCCGGAGGCGGCATCAGCAACACCTCCGCCACCGCCAACACGGTCACCTGGACCGGCTCCGCCACCATGACGGCCACCGGCAACCGCACCTTCACTCTCGGCGGCAACAACACGGGCAACAACACCTTCAGCGGCGGTGGACTCGCCGACGCCGGTGGCACCACCACGCTCGACAAAACCGGCACCGGCACCTGGATCGTCGGCGGCACCAATACCAACTCCGTCGTGCGGGTTCGTGAAGGCACCCTCGCCGCCACGGGAGGCACCGCCATCTCCGACACCGCCACCGTCAACGTGCTCGGCAACACCGGTGTCAACGCCACCTTTCGACTCGACTCCAGCGAAACCATTGGTGCCCTCGCCGGCAACGGCAATGTCAACGTCCAGGGCAACACCCTTACCATCACCACCAATGCCAACACCGCTTTTAACGGTTCCTTCGCCAGCAGCGCCGGCGGCAAAATCGTCAAAACCGGCACCGGCATCATGGAACTTGGCGGCACCAGCACCGGCGTCGTCAGCACCGAATTCCAGGCCGGCACCGTCATCCTGCGCAATCCCAATGCCCTCGGTGCCACCGGCAGCAACGCTCGCTTCGGCGACGGCACCACCATCCAGTTCGACAACCAGGGATTTCTCTCCAAACGTGCCACCAATGCCGCGCTGGGCAACACTGCCCTAGCCCCTGCCATCGGCCAGGCCGGGACTTTCGTCAGCCTGCGTCCCGACCACGCCTTCACCAACGACGCCGTCATCTTCGGCGAAAACACCGCCTGGCTGACCACTGGCATCATGGTGCAGGCCTCCGCTGCCGGTTCCTGGACTTTCGGAGAACATCACGATGATGCCGTCCGACTCTACATCAACGGCAACACCATTCTCAACAACGGCACCTGGAACAATTTCACCGGCGTCAGCGGCACGGTTTCCAACAACAACGGTGTCAACACCGCCGTCACCACCAACACCACTGTTGGCGTGGGCACCGTCATCCAGTTCCACCTCCAAAACGGCGGTGGCGGTGTCGGACCCGTCAACGCAAACGGCATCAACTGGACCTTCAACCCCACCACCAACCGCTTCGGCATCGGCTACGCCACCACCGACCTCGCCACTGGCGGAGCCCTCAACACCGCCCAGTCCGCCTACACCGGCTTCGAAGAAACCGCCTCGACCGCAGATACCACGCGCTGGAAAGCCTACACCAACGCCGTCATTGCCAACGATTTTGAACTCGCCGGTGCCGTGACCTTCGACACCGAGGGCATGAATGCCGACCGCGTCATCGTCAATGGGGTTGTCAAAAACGGCACTGGCAACGGCGAGACGGGCAGCCTCATCAAAACGGGTGCCAACGCTCTCGAACTCACCAACTCCAACACTTACATCGGCAGCACCCTCATCAACGAAGGCCGGCTGGTCGCTTCCAATACCACCGGCAGCGCCACCGGCTTCGGTCAGGTCCTCGTCGAAGCCGCCGCCGGACTCGCCGGCAATGGTCGTATCGAAACCTCTGCCGGTAACGACATTCACCTTAAGGCCGGCGCTTTTCTCATCGTCGGCGACCCATTCACTGATCTCTCCCCCGACACCCTCACCTTCGCGCTTGGCAGCGGCGGCGAATTCCTCTCCGACGGCATCATTCAAATGCAGATCGGCACCGACGGACTCGGCGCTCCCAACACCAATGCCGACAAGCTCGTCGTCAACGGAGCCGCCCTCCTCACCGGGACCCTTGACGTTTCCACCTTCATCGCCGGTCAGATTTTTGCCGAAGGCGACACCTGGGACATTTTCGACTGGAACGGCACGGTCACCGGCTCCTTCGCCAGCATCGTTCTTCCATCACTCACTGCCTATCCTCTGCTCGCCTGGAACACCAGCGACCTCTACAATGGGGGCTCCATCAGTCTGTCCGCCGTGCCTGAACCCACCCGTGCGTTGCTGCTGATTGCGGCCGTTGCGGCAGCGTTTTTCAATCGACGCCGCAGCCGCTGA
- a CDS encoding MFS transporter — MTANQNSAGQKPDMKLFWACFIALVATSFVFAVRANTLGQIQGDLGLSEAQKGNISGAGMWPFALSIIFFSLVVDRIGYKLVALFAITCHTISLLLTLRANSYESLYWATLLIAVANGTVEAFVNPVVATMFHREKAKWLNILHAGWPAGMALGALATVMFQSQTWQFKYGMCFVPLVIYALLIIPRVFPLNERVAAGVSYLDMLREVGAVGFFILTALTVPAVSQMMNQEASWGLVFGIAGVVAVVVGFLTKSLGNWLFIFVLITIGPLATTELGTDGWMPELLKLSGPAGMSGEQLVSFATWVFIYTSVVMTVLRFYAGPIVHKFSPIGLLVVGTVVAILGLLFLSKATGYVIIAAATVYAFGKAFLWSTTLGLVSEQFPKGGALTLNGVSAVGVLFLGVLGSPLIGYQQDVILDKQLAKEQPALYEKIVGEPKGSIFGEAPSLNQDKVAVLGAEDQAVLTDAQATSKRGMFTAIAILPAFMLICYLVMFFYFKSRGGYKPVAIHE, encoded by the coding sequence ATGACCGCGAATCAGAATTCCGCCGGGCAAAAGCCGGACATGAAATTGTTTTGGGCGTGTTTTATTGCGCTGGTGGCCACCTCTTTTGTGTTTGCGGTGAGGGCGAACACGCTGGGTCAGATCCAGGGAGACCTTGGTTTGTCTGAAGCCCAGAAGGGCAACATCAGCGGAGCGGGGATGTGGCCGTTTGCGCTGAGCATCATCTTCTTCAGTCTGGTGGTGGATCGAATTGGCTACAAGCTGGTGGCGCTGTTTGCGATCACCTGTCATACCATCTCGTTGCTGCTGACCTTACGGGCGAACAGTTATGAATCGCTGTATTGGGCGACGTTGCTGATCGCGGTGGCGAACGGCACGGTGGAGGCTTTTGTGAATCCGGTGGTGGCGACGATGTTCCATCGTGAGAAGGCCAAATGGCTCAATATTCTGCATGCGGGCTGGCCGGCGGGAATGGCCTTGGGCGCGCTGGCGACGGTGATGTTCCAGTCGCAAACGTGGCAGTTCAAGTATGGCATGTGTTTTGTGCCCTTGGTGATTTATGCGTTGTTGATTATTCCGCGGGTGTTCCCATTGAATGAACGGGTGGCGGCGGGGGTGAGTTATCTGGACATGCTGCGCGAGGTGGGGGCCGTGGGCTTTTTTATTCTGACGGCACTGACGGTTCCGGCGGTTTCGCAGATGATGAATCAGGAGGCGTCCTGGGGATTGGTGTTTGGCATTGCGGGTGTGGTTGCCGTGGTGGTGGGTTTTCTCACCAAATCGTTGGGCAACTGGCTGTTCATCTTTGTGCTGATCACGATCGGACCGCTGGCGACAACAGAGCTGGGCACGGATGGATGGATGCCGGAGTTGTTGAAGTTGTCGGGTCCTGCCGGGATGTCGGGTGAGCAACTGGTGAGCTTTGCGACCTGGGTGTTCATCTACACGTCAGTGGTGATGACGGTGCTGCGTTTTTATGCAGGGCCGATCGTGCACAAGTTTTCGCCAATTGGGCTTCTGGTGGTGGGAACGGTTGTTGCCATTTTGGGGCTGCTGTTCCTGTCGAAAGCCACGGGTTATGTGATCATTGCTGCCGCCACGGTGTATGCCTTTGGCAAGGCTTTCTTATGGAGCACGACGTTGGGATTGGTGAGCGAGCAGTTTCCGAAAGGCGGGGCGCTGACGTTGAACGGAGTGTCCGCAGTGGGGGTGTTGTTTTTGGGCGTGTTGGGGAGTCCGCTGATCGGTTATCAGCAGGACGTCATCCTCGACAAGCAGCTGGCGAAGGAGCAGCCCGCCTTGTATGAAAAGATCGTGGGCGAGCCGAAGGGCAGCATCTTTGGCGAAGCACCGAGCCTAAATCAAGACAAGGTGGCGGTGCTGGGTGCCGAGGATCAGGCGGTGCTGACGGATGCGCAGGCCACCAGCAAAAGGGGCATGTTCACGGCGATCGCGATCCTGCCCGCGTTCATGCTGATTTGCTATCTGGTGATGTTCTTTTACTTCAAGTCTCGCGGCGGTTACAAGCCGGTGGCGATTCATGAGTGA